The DNA segment CCAGTGCCTGCACACCTCACAGTCCTCTGGGCAGACGGATGGGTGAGGGACCATCACGTGCCACCTGGGCTGGGACAGGGAAAGCCAGGGCTGGGGGGAGACTCCAAGCACATTGTAATCGGGGGTCGGGTCCTTCCTTCTCTGGGTAAAGGCAGGACCCAGGCTGTTCCCAGAGCCCAGCAGGGGGCCGGTACCCAGGAGGCCTCGCCTCAATCTGACATTTAGCAACAGAAACCATCCGAGCCCCGGGCAGGAGCCGGCAGTGTACCAGGGCAGCGCTCCTCTGGACCCAGCAAATCACTACATCTCCGACAGCAAAACACAAGCCCCCACCCTGGCCCGCCCAGAACAATTTCCTATTTACTTGCCTCTTTGGAAGAACAGTAAAGCAGATTCGACTCGCGAACCCACGGCAAGACGCCGGGCACAGTTTCGTCCACGTCTCCGGCTGCCGCGGGGGCCTCCGCCCCGCCCGGGCCACGGCTTCTGCCTGCCTTCTTCCCCACACCGCCGGCCTCGGCGGCCCTGCAGTCCGGTCCCAGGAGGCGCTCCGGGCTGGGAGCTGCGGGCGGAGGAGGCGTCCAGAGAGCGGAGGGCGCACGGGCCGTGGGCCGGGCCCGTCACCACACAGCAGCTCCCACGTCCCCGGCACCCACGCCCGTCTTCTCGGATGGGGGCGGATGGGGGCGTCGAGGCCCAGGAGCCGACCGACCGTGGCCGAGAGGGGCCCACCCCCTTCCCAAAACTCCGGCGCTTCCGCTTCCGGGCCTGACCCCACCCGTGCCCTCCCCGCCGCCCTCCGCGCAGCACCCACGCTGGCAAGGCAAGGGTGGAATCTGTCCCTCCCGGTGGCGGCGGAGGCTCCTTCAGACCTTTACTCACCATGTGACATCCCGCCCTGTGTCTTTGGCCAGCTGGGCCCGACAGCCTGAATGATTTACCCTCTCAAACCCACTTTACAGCACATCCCGGGTTATCTCCAGGTGTTTCCATCCTCACTTGTCTGCCAGTGTGTTTTCTCGAGTGAAATGGACACGGGAGGGGTCCCAGCCTCTGTGTGGAAGGCGGGGCTCAGGGGTGTGTCCTACCCCGAGTGCCAGCCACTGTGGCGCCCCAGCCTTTTGACCTGTGCCTATGCTTATGATGAGCGCTGATGGGGGGACCAGGATTTCGGTCATGTTTGCAGGGAACAGCTGGTGTCTAGGTTACAGTGATGCTTTAAAGAGCATCAGGAGTTGACTGTGCACTGGGGGACAGCGTATTCCACAGCGAAGAGCACCAGCTTTCAAGTCTAgcaggcctgggttcaagtccttgAGATAGAAGTCAATAAATatgtggttggagttcccatcgtggctcaggggttaatgaatctgactaggaaccatgaggttgcgggtttgatcactgaccttgctcagtgggttagggatctggcgttgccgtgagctgtggcgtaggtcacagatgtggctcaggtcccat comes from the Sus scrofa isolate TJ Tabasco breed Duroc chromosome 11, Sscrofa11.1, whole genome shotgun sequence genome and includes:
- the LOC110255795 gene encoding serine/threonine-protein phosphatase 1 regulatory subunit 10-like; this translates as MVSKGLKEPPPPPGGTDSTLALPAWVLRGGRRGGHGWGQARKRKRRSFGKGVGPSRPRSVGSWASTPPSAPIREDGRGCRGRGSCCVVTGPAHGPCALRSLDASSARSSQPGAPPGTGLQGRRGRRCGEEGRQKPWPGRGGGPRGSRRRGRNCARRLAVGSRVESALLFFQRAIFTSGSVAPYTLTPLCSRPALTGTSRSETQSRLNATVLLSRPPGPAPRLCAPGCFRHLSRFPTRGLSGCQQKEWTQRDPAWVLSLPFLVVWFWTVDLRNLSKSESRFIS